Below is a window of Corvus cornix cornix isolate S_Up_H32 chromosome 2, ASM73873v5, whole genome shotgun sequence DNA.
CTGGGGGCGTGGGAATACAGGGGCTGccagaaaggagaagggaggctTTTGCATGCACAGTACCACAGGAACAGCAGGATGGAAGTGAAAAACAGACCGCCGGCACTGGCAATGGCAATAAATACAGAGATGTCAAAGCTAAAGACAGGCtcatattttctgttcagaTAATTGTTATAAAAAATGACCCAGATGGACGGAGTGAGACAAATGGCACAGGCAAGCAGGAACAAGAGGCCGGCCACGAGATGGCAGCCCGCACTGTTTACCAGGCACTTGGCCAGTTTGACATTTGGCACACTCGATACAAAGGCTGTGTTACACATCCCAATCATGCAGAGGAACAGAGCTGAGACAGCAGTAAACATACTCAGAGGAAGGGCAAACTGAAGAACACGCAAATCCAGCTGATCGACAGCTGTGTACCACTGTGGGTCATAGATCACACAGTCTCTGCTCCCATCAAAGCGCGCGCACT
It encodes the following:
- the CLDN12 gene encoding claudin-12, yielding MGCRDVHAATVLAFLSGTASVAGLLAAVLLPNWRQMRLYTYNKNERNVTVYTGLWIKCARFDGSRDCVIYDPQWYTAVDQLDLRVLQFALPLSMFTAVSALFLCMIGMCNTAFVSSVPNVKLAKCLVNSAGCHLVAGLLFLLACAICLTPSIWVIFYNNYLNRKYEPVFSFDISVFIAIASAGGLFFTSILLFLWYCACKSLPSPFWQPLYSHAPSMHSYASQPYSARSRLSAVEIDIPVVTHSS